A genomic segment from Conger conger chromosome 2, fConCon1.1, whole genome shotgun sequence encodes:
- the pycr1b gene encoding pyrroline-5-carboxylate reductase 1b, whose amino-acid sequence MSVGFIGAGQLAHALVKGFTAAGVIATHRITASSPDTDLPTVSGLRKMGVNFTTSNKETASKSDVLFLAVKPHIIPFVLDEIGPDIEERHLIVSCAAGVTISSIEKKLLQYRPAPKVMRCMTNTPVVVREGATVYATGSHAQLEDGRLLEQLMGSVGFCTEVEEDLIDAVTGLSGSGPAYAFTALDALADGGVKMGLPRRLAVRLGAQALLGAAKMLLDSEQHPGQLKDNVCSPGGATIHALHFLESGGFRSLLINAVEASCVRTRELQFLADQEKISPAAIKKTTLDQVLQQPGVAETAGGPKGAINLFNSKRPGVKKN is encoded by the exons ATGAGCGTGGGGTTCATCGGAGCCGGGCAACTGGCCCATGCGCTGGTGAAAGGATTCACCGCCGCCG GGGTAATCGCCACCCATCGGATCACAGCCAGCTCACCAGACACAGATCTCCCAACGGTCTCAGGGTTGAGG AAGATGGGCGTGAACTTCACCACGAGCAACAAGGAGACGGCGAGTAAGAGTGACGTGCTGTTCCTGGCGGTGAAGCCGCACATCATCCCGTTCGTGCTGGACGAGATCGGGCCTGACATCGAGGAGCGCCACCTCATCGTCTCCTGCGCTGCCGGGGTCACCATCAGCTCCATCGAGAAG AAGCTGCTGCAGTACCGCCCGGCCCCCAAGGTGATGCGGTGCATGACGAACACGCCGGTGGTGGTGCGGGAGGGGGCCACGGTGTACGCCACGGGCAGCCACGCCCAGCTGGAGGACGGCCGGCTGCTGGAGCAGCTGATGGGCAGCGTGGGCTTCTGcacggaggtggaggaggacctGATCGACGCCGTCACCGGCCTGAGCGGCAGCGGCCCCGCCTAC gcgtTCACGGCGCTCGACGCTTTGGCGGATGGCGGGGTGAAGATGGGGTTGCCACGGAGACTGGCGGTCAGGCTGGGCGCCCAGGCATTGCTG ggcgCGGCTAAGATGCTGCTGGACTCGGAGCAGCACCCGGGGCAGCTGAAGGACAACGTGTGCTCCCCAGGGGGCGCCACCATCCACGCGCTGCACTTCCTGGAGAGCGGCGGGTTCCGCAGCCTCCTCATCAACGCCGTGGAGGCGTCCTGCGTGCGCACGCG ggagCTGCAGTTCCTGGCGGACCAGGAGAAGATCTCCCCGGCGGCCATTAAGAAGACCACGCTGGACCAGGTGCTGCAGCAGCCGGGCGTGGCCGAGACCGCGGGCGGGCCTAAAGGCGCCATCAACCTGTTCAACAGCAAACGTCCCGGAGTCAAGAAGaactga
- the LOC133121443 gene encoding myeloid-associated differentiation marker-like protein 2 has product MPAENTARSEQTPERAVERERGERGGAGGRLPRWAWRGGPLLNLGALLSRRGGARLCQLGLGGAVLTLLLRVTGHTGAPYGWLCAAVWAGCLAASLALVLLEVTRLHACLSVSWGDLTAAHAAVATLLQAGATALYAVYTLLPGCGWGACGLWPYRVALGVCSGACGLAYAAEVLLPARPPAYMATPPGLLKAAQACVGGVVLGALANGSEPSRPLPARVCVGVYAVCFATSLLAIGLAVAGRAGAANTDRALAAYALLATLLYLGASVAWPLVSFDARYGGAPARPPGCPRWGGRGRCPWDARLLVAVSGCLNLLLYLADLLWVSSCPRPVSRPALQLV; this is encoded by the exons ATGCCGGCAGAGAATACAGCCAGGTCAG AGCAAACGCCCGAGCGTGCGGTGGAGCGGGagcggggggagcgggggggggcggggggaaggCTGCCGCGGTGGGCGTGGCGGGGGGGGCCCCTCCTGAACCTGGGGGCGCTGCTGTCCCGGCGGGGCGGGGCTCGGCTGTGCCAGCTGGGCCTGGGCGGGGCCGTGCTGACCCTGCTGCTGCGGGTGACGGGGCACACGGGCGCGCCCTACGGCTGGCTGTGCGCGGCGGTGTGGGCGGGCTGCCTGGCGGCCTCCCTGGCCCTGGTGCTGCTGGAGGTCACGCGTCTGCACGCCTGCCTCTCCGTCTCCTGGGGCGACCTGACGGCGGCGCACGCGGCCGTGGCGACCCTGCTGCAGGCGGGGGCGACGGCGCTGTACGCCGTGTACACGCTGCTCCCGGGCTGCGGCTGGGGCGCCTGCGGCCTGTGGCCCTACCGCGTGGCCCTGGGCGTGTGCTCCGGGGCCTGCGGCCTGGCCTACGCGGCCGAGGTGCTCCTCCcggcccgcccgcccgcctacATGGCCACGCCCCCCGGCCTGCTGAAGGCGGCGCAGGCGTGCGTGGGCGGGGTCGTCCTGGGCGCGCTGGCCAATGGGAGCGAGCCCTCGCGGCCGCTCcccgcgcgcgtgtgcgtgggCGTGTACGCCGTCTGCTTCGCCACCTCCCTCCTGGCCATCGGGCTGGCCGTGGCGGGCCGGGCCGGCGCCGCCAACACGGACCGGGCCCTGGCCGCGTACGCCCTCCTCGCCACCCTCCTCTACCTGGGCGCCTCCGTGGCCTGGCCCCTGGTCTCTTTCGACGCGCGGTACGGAGGGGCCCCCGCCCGGCCCCCGGGCTGCCCCcgctggggggggcggggccgctGCCCCTGGGACGCCCGGCTGCTGGTGGCCGTCTCCGGCTGCCTCAACCTGCTGCTCTACCTGGCCGACCTGCTCTGGGTCTCCAGCTGCCCCCGGCCCGTGTCCCGGCCCGCCCTGCAGCTGGTGTAG